A window of Castanea sativa cultivar Marrone di Chiusa Pesio chromosome 1, ASM4071231v1 contains these coding sequences:
- the LOC142627262 gene encoding uncharacterized protein LOC142627262 gives MGLVIVSPEMILIEKSLRLSFSATNNEAEYEALLAGMAVVQRVEGELEARDPRMQEYLNQVRHLQSKFESFTLVQVSRRRNIHADSLATLATSSVQSLPQVILVEDLCKPTEMKGDMVRVHQIRVGPSWVDSIVLFLKEDILPEEKYEANEVRRKAPRFWLFEDQKLYKCSFSGPYLLCIHPKVTKLLLEELHEGICGSHMEGRSLSHRALTQGYWWPNM, from the exons ATGGGACTAGTTATAGTTTCTCCCGAGATGATCCTTattgaaaaatccttaaggttaAGTTTCTCAGCCACaaataatgaagctgagtatgaggcCCTTTTGGCTGGGATGGCTGTGGTCCAGAGG GTGGAAGGAGAgttggaggctagagatccgagaatgcaagaatacttgaatCAGGTGAGACATTTACAATCAAAGTTTGAGTCTTTCACCTTAGTGCAAGTTTCTAGAAGAAGGAATATCCATGCTGATTCCCTGGCCACCCTCGCAACATCCTCGGTGCAGAGTTTACCCCaggttatccttgttgaagaccTGTGCAAGCCTACTGAGATGAAAGGTGACATGGTCCGGGTTCATCAGATCAGGGTGGGACCTAGTTGGGTGGACTCTATAGTGTTATTCCTTAAGGAAGATATCTTGCCTGAGGAGAAGTACGAAGCGAACGAGGTACGTAGAAAGGCTCCTCGGTTTTGGCTCTTCGAGGACCAAAAGCTGTACAAATGCTCTTTTTCTGGACCATACTTGCTATGTATACACCCTAAAGTAACAAAGTTACTTCtagaagaattacatgaagggatttgtggaagccacatgGAAGGTAGATCCTTATCTCACAGGGCACTTACCCAAGGGTACTGGTGGCCAAATATGTAG